The following are from one region of the Novosphingobium sp. 9U genome:
- a CDS encoding integrase core domain-containing protein, whose product LALIKTWIEDYNDYHPHSGLKMRSPREFRAAQVETS is encoded by the coding sequence ACTGGCATTGATCAAGACCTGGATCGAGGACTACAACGACTATCACCCCCACTCGGGCCTCAAGATGCGCTCACCACGCGAGTTTCGAGCGGCTCAGGTTGAAACGTCCTGA